Proteins found in one Methanospirillum hungatei JF-1 genomic segment:
- a CDS encoding NosD domain-containing protein: MWSGKSLCILLIIALIAGGTHCYADGEDFSEGGFAPLSLQWQKITESENTSADSQYCCGSGPLRESPVDLSHLIGKKIRSLSILADYPSKFDLRDSKRVPAIRDQGQSGSCWDFAAVKSLESSLLPEVAKDFSENNLKNHVSIYDPEGFDFADGGNDLMAAAYFLRGSGPVPEKLDPYNPYSFISPQNLPVETRVSDVPMIPGRSGPTDNENVKWALVNLGCLYSTILYDDQYFNTGTNGYYNPDGTTPNHAISIIGWDDTYPASNFNTEPAGDGAFICANSWGTNWGDKGFFYISYYDTLIAKRISAFTAATDNTDGSYGYDTLGWVNSFGFGFADASAANVFTADADIEVTSAGFYIPQVGTSVTASVYLNPDNGPVGSAPVATSNGEVYQIPGYHSLQFDLPVKVKKGEKFSIVVDFNTPDYGFPIPVEYPVPGYSSKATAQPGQSYVKTSTGKWSDLTTWDPQGNACIRAGYRLISGPKADFYAEPTSGSAPLTVTFHDISTGNPERWLWQFGDGATSTEQNPIHTYTYNGVYSVTLTSDTPAGESMMVKKNYITVSEPTKIIVPDDHSLIQEAINTAPPGSAILVRYGYYPEKLTINKPITLIGESSSDGQKPIIDAQFTGTPVSITAAGVTVENFSLTGAWSETAIRPGVAVRGNKAVIRNNWIFENYAGVRFESVVGGILDGNIIWNSTSNAIYGESSSYLDISNNTVVWTKDSSAVRLVSAYNSVLKGNAIAENKKTGLSVTGTGMTIYDNYLNNSQNVALTPDTKVTWNIPKTTGPNIVLGPYIGGNFWATPDGTGFSETHKDENGDGFCDEVYRIGGDNVDELPLAIPDSVPPSASFEAEPRTGSLPLTVQFRDTSLGTIESWLWDFGDGTSSSEQHPVHVYENIGSYNVNLTVTGPKGSDAELKLSYITVTGTGNKYILTLMPGWNFFTPPKSLSPGSDTAALFGSIETSGHSIFEFPNQTWGWTKVNRDTVLHPVTGYWIYSKNRVDTTLWLDPVSGGKKTVEPGWNAIGSPGIGPIKAKDVMSTLGDSWTYLIGYDESMQKYEDVIIRKGSGIHSDDRLLKSGHGYWLYATGAGDIYAA, encoded by the coding sequence ATGTGGTCAGGGAAGAGTCTGTGCATTCTTCTTATTATTGCATTAATAGCAGGAGGGACTCACTGCTATGCGGATGGAGAGGATTTCAGTGAGGGGGGGTTTGCTCCCTTGTCACTTCAATGGCAGAAGATAACAGAATCTGAGAATACCTCAGCAGACAGCCAATATTGCTGCGGAAGCGGGCCGCTTCGGGAGAGCCCCGTGGATCTCTCCCACCTGATAGGAAAGAAGATTCGAAGTCTGTCAATTCTGGCAGATTATCCATCAAAATTTGATCTTCGGGATTCAAAACGGGTCCCTGCTATCCGTGACCAGGGGCAGAGCGGGAGCTGCTGGGATTTTGCTGCAGTAAAATCTCTTGAATCATCTCTTCTTCCTGAAGTTGCCAAAGATTTTTCTGAAAACAACCTGAAAAACCATGTCTCTATATATGATCCGGAAGGGTTCGACTTTGCCGATGGGGGAAATGATCTCATGGCTGCCGCCTATTTCCTTCGGGGTTCTGGGCCGGTACCGGAAAAACTTGACCCATATAATCCGTATTCTTTTATTTCACCCCAGAATCTCCCGGTAGAGACACGGGTCAGCGATGTTCCGATGATACCCGGACGCTCCGGTCCGACCGATAATGAAAATGTAAAATGGGCTCTGGTGAATCTTGGCTGTCTTTACTCAACTATCCTCTATGATGACCAGTACTTCAATACCGGAACAAATGGGTATTATAATCCTGATGGAACAACCCCCAACCATGCGATCTCCATAATCGGCTGGGATGATACCTATCCTGCATCGAATTTTAATACTGAACCGGCAGGAGACGGGGCATTTATCTGTGCAAACAGCTGGGGTACAAACTGGGGAGATAAAGGGTTCTTTTATATCTCATATTACGACACTCTGATTGCAAAGCGGATCTCTGCATTTACTGCAGCAACCGACAATACTGACGGTAGTTATGGCTATGACACATTAGGCTGGGTAAACAGTTTCGGATTTGGATTTGCCGATGCCTCTGCTGCAAATGTTTTCACTGCTGATGCTGATATCGAGGTTACGAGTGCCGGGTTTTACATCCCACAGGTCGGTACCAGTGTTACCGCATCAGTATATCTCAATCCAGATAATGGACCGGTAGGAAGCGCTCCGGTGGCAACGTCAAATGGTGAAGTATATCAGATTCCCGGGTACCACTCACTGCAATTTGATCTCCCGGTAAAGGTAAAGAAAGGTGAGAAATTCTCTATAGTTGTTGATTTTAACACCCCGGACTATGGATTTCCTATCCCGGTTGAATATCCGGTGCCAGGGTACAGCAGCAAAGCGACTGCACAGCCTGGACAGAGTTATGTGAAAACATCCACTGGAAAATGGTCTGATCTGACAACCTGGGATCCTCAGGGGAATGCATGTATTCGGGCAGGATACCGGCTTATTTCCGGGCCAAAAGCAGATTTTTACGCAGAACCAACCAGTGGGAGTGCACCGCTGACGGTAACGTTCCATGATATCTCAACCGGAAACCCTGAACGCTGGCTCTGGCAATTTGGTGACGGCGCTACTTCTACTGAGCAAAATCCCATCCATACTTATACCTATAACGGAGTATACTCCGTCACCCTCACAAGTGATACCCCGGCCGGAGAATCTATGATGGTTAAGAAGAATTATATAACCGTCTCCGAACCGACAAAGATAATCGTTCCCGATGACCATTCGCTTATTCAGGAAGCGATCAACACCGCTCCACCAGGATCGGCGATTCTCGTCAGATATGGGTATTATCCTGAAAAATTGACTATAAACAAACCGATAACCCTTATCGGAGAGAGCAGTTCCGATGGACAAAAACCGATCATTGATGCACAATTTACCGGAACACCAGTCAGCATCACTGCCGCCGGAGTAACGGTTGAGAACTTTTCCCTGACAGGAGCATGGTCTGAAACTGCCATCCGCCCTGGTGTTGCAGTCAGAGGGAATAAAGCGGTTATCAGGAATAACTGGATCTTTGAGAATTACGCAGGAGTAAGGTTTGAAAGTGTTGTCGGAGGAATTCTTGATGGAAACATCATCTGGAACTCAACCAGCAATGCAATCTACGGAGAGTCCAGTTCATATCTTGATATATCAAATAACACCGTTGTCTGGACAAAAGATTCATCAGCGGTCAGGCTTGTATCTGCATACAACTCCGTTCTCAAAGGCAATGCAATCGCAGAAAATAAAAAAACGGGACTTTCTGTTACCGGAACGGGGATGACCATCTATGATAATTACCTGAATAATTCCCAAAATGTTGCACTGACACCAGATACGAAAGTTACCTGGAATATTCCAAAGACAACCGGACCAAATATTGTTCTTGGCCCGTATATCGGCGGTAATTTCTGGGCTACACCGGATGGAACCGGATTTTCAGAGACGCACAAAGATGAAAACGGCGATGGTTTTTGTGATGAGGTCTACCGGATTGGGGGAGACAATGTAGATGAACTACCGCTCGCTATTCCCGATTCCGTGCCTCCATCAGCATCATTTGAGGCTGAACCAAGGACCGGGAGTCTGCCACTGACTGTCCAGTTCAGAGATACCTCACTCGGCACCATTGAGAGCTGGCTCTGGGATTTCGGAGATGGTACGTCCTCATCCGAGCAGCACCCCGTTCATGTATACGAGAACATTGGATCATATAATGTAAACCTGACAGTTACCGGCCCGAAAGGGAGTGATGCCGAATTAAAACTCTCATATATCACGGTCACCGGCACCGGAAACAAATATATCTTGACCTTGATGCCTGGCTGGAATTTCTTCACTCCTCCAAAATCACTCTCACCAGGAAGTGATACTGCCGCACTATTTGGATCCATAGAAACCAGCGGGCACTCAATATTCGAATTTCCAAACCAGACATGGGGCTGGACAAAAGTAAACAGGGATACAGTTCTGCATCCGGTGACGGGGTACTGGATTTACTCCAAGAACCGGGTGGACACAACTCTCTGGCTAGATCCGGTTAGTGGCGGGAAGAAAACGGTTGAACCTGGATGGAACGCTATCGGATCTCCGGGAATCGGACCGATTAAAGCTAAGGATGTAATGAGTACTCTGGGGGACAGCTGGACATATCTCATTGGATATGATGAGAGTATGCAAAAATACGAGGACGTGATAATCAGGAAGGGCTCAGGGATTCATTCGGATGACCGCCTTCTCAAATCAGGACATGGATACTGGCTTTATGCGACCGGGGCGGGAGATATCTATGCTGCCTAA
- a CDS encoding MFS transporter encodes MSAFRRIGELTIAHLINDIYAPILMALQPVLITMYGYGYFEAALLPVVHSLTSSLLQPLFGYLADNKGIKVSIGISILLSGIGVSVLGLIPNQYYIMLLCVALSGVGHASFHPGALCQVSILATGSSRGKLTSLFVVGGNMGMALGPIIAGIILTTGGVPQVIWLIVPAIATALFLHVNPITDCCNIKQEKTSEGKENWRPVMLLFTGATLRSWVTFGAMTFLPTYLVLEGYSLLEATTLVSIMMIAGVAGQLSGGALSDRIGRKKVIVFTTLASIPAFIAILLTHGLFLILSMMIFGFLLWSSFSVTIALSHEMIPSKIGLISGLFLGIAMGAGAIGVSISGAVADMAGLYTCLETFPVILMVSVIIFMMVKSSSPHPNQD; translated from the coding sequence TTGAGTGCTTTTCGGAGAATCGGTGAACTAACCATCGCCCACCTGATCAATGATATTTATGCTCCTATCCTGATGGCACTCCAGCCGGTGCTGATCACCATGTATGGATACGGGTATTTTGAGGCTGCATTACTCCCGGTTGTTCATAGTCTTACCTCATCACTCTTACAACCCCTCTTTGGATATCTGGCAGATAACAAGGGAATTAAAGTCAGTATTGGAATTTCCATCCTCCTCTCCGGTATAGGAGTATCTGTGCTTGGTCTGATTCCAAACCAGTATTATATCATGCTCCTGTGTGTAGCCCTTTCAGGGGTTGGACATGCAAGTTTTCATCCCGGTGCTCTCTGTCAGGTCAGTATTCTTGCAACCGGAAGTTCCCGAGGGAAACTTACCTCGCTCTTTGTGGTAGGTGGGAATATGGGAATGGCTCTCGGGCCCATCATTGCCGGGATAATCCTGACAACCGGGGGAGTACCTCAGGTCATCTGGCTGATTGTCCCTGCAATTGCAACCGCATTATTCCTGCACGTAAACCCGATTACGGATTGCTGTAACATAAAACAGGAGAAGACATCAGAAGGAAAGGAGAACTGGAGACCGGTCATGCTCCTCTTCACTGGAGCTACCCTCCGATCATGGGTTACCTTTGGAGCTATGACCTTTTTACCCACATATCTGGTGCTTGAAGGATATTCGCTCCTTGAAGCGACTACACTGGTGAGTATCATGATGATAGCAGGTGTTGCCGGTCAGTTATCAGGTGGTGCCCTGTCTGATCGGATTGGACGGAAAAAAGTTATCGTTTTCACCACATTAGCATCCATTCCGGCATTCATCGCTATTCTTCTGACCCATGGACTGTTCCTGATTCTTTCCATGATGATCTTCGGATTTTTACTCTGGTCGTCTTTCTCGGTCACCATTGCATTATCCCACGAGATGATACCCTCTAAGATAGGGCTGATTTCTGGATTATTCCTCGGAATTGCTATGGGTGCTGGAGCAATCGGGGTGTCGATATCAGGAGCGGTTGCTGATATGGCAGGACTGTACACCTGCCTTGAAACATTTCCGGTAATATTGATGGTATCTGTTATCATATTCATGATGGTAAAATCCTCCTCACCTCATCCAAACCAGGATTAA
- a CDS encoding MarR family winged helix-turn-helix transcriptional regulator, whose translation MEDNQNIRDLYQVWMRLMNKLGESEKLPRNYGINELMTPSDIHLIQAIGANPESNIRTISDILGITPGAASQQVTKLAKRGLVTKSRGVKNEKEVFLSLTPLGEKAYRHHETLHEEIYQRIISRIDPLETKDIHTMKKVLQAMESVYEERLCEVRRELMQYNARNETDESMGDFC comes from the coding sequence ATGGAAGATAATCAAAATATCCGGGACCTGTACCAGGTCTGGATGCGTCTCATGAACAAATTAGGCGAATCAGAAAAACTGCCCCGAAATTATGGGATTAATGAACTGATGACACCATCAGACATTCACCTGATTCAGGCAATCGGTGCTAATCCAGAGTCTAATATCCGGACAATTTCAGATATTCTCGGGATTACACCAGGAGCTGCCTCTCAGCAGGTGACGAAATTGGCAAAACGTGGTCTTGTAACTAAAAGTAGGGGAGTAAAGAATGAGAAAGAAGTATTCCTGTCACTGACGCCCCTTGGTGAGAAAGCATACCGGCATCATGAAACGCTCCATGAAGAAATTTATCAGCGGATTATCAGCCGAATAGACCCTCTGGAAACCAAAGATATACACACAATGAAGAAGGTCCTCCAGGCGATGGAATCGGTGTATGAAGAACGACTCTGCGAGGTCAGAAGAGAACTTATGCAGTATAATGCCCGGAATGAGACAGATGAATCAATGGGGGACTTCTGTTGA